The Novipirellula galeiformis nucleotide sequence CGACAATCAATTCACACTAAACGGAGGTGGGAAGGGTTGATCGCCTCGGGATCCCGATTCCCCGTTCTGTTCTTCAGAAGAAACCGAGTGCAGATTGACCTTACCGCTGCGCAGCAAACGCACCAATTCGGTTGCCCGGTCATCGACGTCGGCAATGCCCAACAATCGCAATTTTGCTTCGATTTCAAACGGCAAGGTGTAAGCGATGATATCGGTGATGGGCCCCAGTCCCATTTGGCCGGCCATCAATTCATGCAAACTCTTTGAAGCCTGCTTGCTGGACGGAATCACGGTCGCAAACGCGTCGAGAAGTTCTTTCTTTAACTGTGTTCGCGACTCCGCACCGATCGGCGGATAGAAATCGGATCGCACATCGACCTCGGCAATGCGAAACGAACGCCCCGCGTCGATTTCGCGAGTGATCTTGGCACGCTTCACCCCGACCAACAAGATATTGTGTCGATCGTTGTCTAATTCCGCATGAGAAACAATGCGTCCGATACAAATCGTCGTTGCGACCGGAGGTTCGCCATTGGCAACCGCGGAGATCCCTCCGGTCAACGTTGCCATCGCAATCAAGCGATCCGATGCCAATGATTCGCGCAGCATCTCGCAATATCGAGGTTCGAATAGATGCAAAGGCTGCATGGCATGTGGAAACATGACCAATTCAGGTAACGGAAACAGACGCACCCGACCGTCAAAATCATCGGGCAACTGAATCACATCCTCTAAATCATCCATCAACTTATTCGCACCTTGTGGTTATCCGAGCCTCAACGAGCTTGAAGCCCCCGCGAACTCAGGGAACCCGCGAACTCAGGGAATAGGAGACCTGCGCGACCAGCGCACCATTCTAAGAACCAATCCTCTAAAAACCATTGCTGCACGCCGCGCCACCCCGCTACGGAGGGTTAAGTTTCTTGAACCGTCTTCGCGACGATTCCGCCTCAGCCCCCCCACGGAATATACACAAGCAAAACTCTTACCAAGATTCTAAACGCATTTCATTTTCGCATATTAACGTTTGGAGGCGTTAAAAACGACCTATTCGGCAACGTGGAGGAAAATATCCTGACGCGTCCGCTCTCGATGCCGCCCAAATCATTGACGCCGCCGAGGTCCTGGCCGACAATCACGGCAACGCACTCATTGGCATCGCACCCCCATTCTCTACTCTGCTGACGGATTGAAAATGCTTCTTTCGGGTGAAGAAATCAAGCGAAGGCAAAACGACTCGATTGTGATCGAGCCCTTCGAAGAAAGCCGCGTCAATCCCAACAGCTACAATCTCGCGCTTCATCACGAATTACTGGTGTATGAAGAGGTGATTTTGGATACCGCGACCCCCAACCGCTATCGCCGGTTGGAGATTCCTGCGGAAGGGATCACGCTACAACCCGGATTGCTATATCTCGGCCGCACGGTGGAGCATACGGTCACCAATGGCTTGGTGCCGATGATCCAAGGCCGCAGCTCGCTGGGACGACTCGGGTTGTTCGTCAATCCAGGCGGAAGCTTGGGCGACGTCGGTTACTGCGGCACCTGGACGCTAGAGATGCATTGCGTCCAACCGGTTCGCATTTATGCCAACATGCAAATCTGTCAAATTTACTATTTGCAGGTCGAAGGGGAGTGCCCCTCCTACGACACGGGAAAATATCAAAACAGCTCCGATATCCAACCCAGTTTGATCTATCGAGAATTTGGTAGCGAAGACCGCGACGCTCAAATGGAATTGAACTTCGACGAACTGCTGCACCGATCACGCTAGACTCCCGCTTCGATGCGGTGGTCCGATGGATCTCGAAACTTATAGCCCACCCCGCGTACAGTTTGCACCACGTCGGCGTGCGTATCGAGCTTCTTCCTCAGCGATCGAACGTGAACGTCGATCGTCCGCTCCAATACGAGGGTATCTTCCCCCAGTGCGACGTCGATCAATTCGCTTCGCGAGAACACGCGACCGGGTTGGCGAAGCAAACATTCGAGCAAGCGAAATTCGCTTCGCGTCAAATGCACCACCTCGTCGTCCACCGTCACACGGTAACGAACCGGATCGATCGCCACGCCTTGGCTGGCAATCAATTTCACGGCTGCCGATTCCGCATCGCGGCGACACAGCGACTTGACCCGCTCAAGCAGCACTTTGACACTGAACGGTTTGGTCACATAGTCGTCCGCTCCGAGTGCAAAGCCCACCAATTCGTCCGACTCTTCGGCTTTCGCCGTCAACATCAAAATTCGTGTGTTCTTTGTGGCCGAGTCTGCGCGTAGCCGGCGACAAACTTCGAGACCATCGAGCACCGGAAGCATCAGATCCAACAGAATCAATGCGGGTAACTTCAAACGCGCTTGCGTCAATCCGTCCTCACCGTCATGAGCCACGATTACCTCGTAACCTTCGCGTTGAAGATTATAGGCAATCACCTCCGCTAGCGAGCGATCGTCTTCAATAATGAGCACCGTGGTTTTTGCCATCTTACTTTCAGCCTACCTCGCATTTTTGATCGTAACCGAGCGATGGCGAACGATCTCGCCATCGACTAAATAAATCGCATCTTCGGCAATATTGGTTGCTAAATCAGCAATCCGTTCTAAATGACGAATCGCGGAAAAGCAATGCAGTGCCGCTACCACCAATTGGCTGTCCGTTTGCATGACACGTCGCAACCAAGCAATCAACTCCGCATTGAGTCGATCCACTTCATCGTCGCCAAGAATCACCTGCTTGGCCGCGATCGTATCCATGTTCACAAACGCATCCAAGGCATTCCGCACCATCGCGGTCACCTTTCCCACCATCGGACCGACCTCGTCGGGAATGACGAACCTCGGATAGTCGCCCACGCCAATCGCTCGCTGAGCCACGTTGACGGCCAAATCCGCAATCCGTTCTAAATCATTGTTGACCTTGATCACCGTTGCAATTCGCCTGAGGTCCGTCGCGACCGGGTGATGCAGTGCCAACATCTTCAAACACTCCTCTTCGATCGTGACTTCGTGCTGATCGACGAATTCATCGTCCAGGATCACTTTTTCAGCTAAGTCGAGGCGTCCCTCGCACAGGGAACGGCCTGCGTTGGCAATCATTTCTTCGACGATTGCCGATAACGACAAAATGTCGCGATGCAATTGTTCCATATCGCGGTCGAGATGTTTTGTCATAACGGCTTATCCAAATTTGCCTGTAACGTAGTCTTCGGTCTGCTTCTCATCGGGACGGGTGAAAATCTGATCCGTGGTCCCATACTCGACCACACGGCCATGATAGAAAAATCCAGTCCGATCTGAGACGCGCGACGCTTGCTGCATGTTGTGCGTCACAATCACGATCGTGTATTGCTGGCGAAGCTCGTAGATCAAATCCTCAATACTGCTGGTCGAAATCGGGTCGAGTGCCGAACAAGGTTCATCCATCAAAAGCACCTCCGGCCCCGTCGCAATCGTTCGGGCAATGCAGACACGTTGCTGTTGCCCCCCGCTCAAACCCAGCGCGGGCTTTCGCAAACGATCCTTCACTTCATCCCAAACCGCCGCTTTTTGTAACGACCATTCGACCAGATCATCCAGTTCCGAACGCGATATTTTCAAGTGTAACCGCGGACCATACGCCACGTTGTCGTAAATCGATTTGGGAAACGGATTTGGTTTTTGAAAGACAATTCCGACTTGGCGACGTAGATCGACCACATCGGTGCTCTTGGACAGCACGTCCAACCCGCCCAGCGAAATCGTTCCTTCGGCACGCGCCGTTGGCACAATGTCGTTCATCCGGTTGATCCAACGCAGCAGCGTTGTCTTACCGCACCCACTCGGGCCAATGAACGCCGTCACCCGATTCTTGGGGATCTTTAATTGAATGTCATGCAGCGCTTGGTAGCTGCCGTAGAAGGCATTGAAATTATCGATATGAATCGCCGTCTCGACTTCATCCTGATCCTGCGGCCGCTCATCCGCGATGCGTTGTTTCACGGCTGCGTTTTTCAGAGTCGCGTCATTGACACCGACGTCATCCATCGCGTTATTTCCAGCCACAGCGGATGGCACGTTGCTGGGAAGGGGATCCGCCACGGACTTTGCTTTCTTTACGGAGGTCATCATCATGTTTTTCGCTTTGTAACGTGGCTTTCGAAACCGCCCCAATCAAATGAACGCGTCGTCACGAACGACAATTCAGAGGGATTAAGAAAGAGTTTTTTGAGTTCGATTACGAATCAACACGGCAACCGCGTTGAATGACAACAAAAGGGACAACAGCACAATGATTCCCTGTGCCGCGACGGAGTGAAACTCGGCTTGCGGACGCGCCGCCCAGTTGAAAATCTGCAGAGGCATCACTGAAAAATCATCCATCAAATTGCTTGGATTGGAACCGATGTAAACGATCCCACAAATGATCAAGACCGGTGCCGCTTCACCGATGGCGCGACTCATCGCCAAAATCGCCCCGGTCATGATCCCTGGGATCGCCGAGGGCAACGTCACGTTTTGCACCGTTTGCCACTGCGTGGCTCCCATGCCAAGGGACCCTTCGCGAAGTGAATTTGGAACCGCTCGCAATGACTCTTGCGACGCGATGATTACGATCGGCAAAACGACCAACATCAACGTCAAACCGCCCGTCAACACGCCTCGTCCGAGCGGCAAACGAAAGTAGTACCAAGTCTTTTTACTGATCCGTCCCGCTTCGGCATCCTCACGCAGGGTGACCGCGCGAACGTCAGCCTGTTTGGGAAGCCGACTCTTCGCCCCGATCACATTCACCTGGACCGATTCACCCGAACTCGTCAACGCCACCAACCCCGATTTCAATATGGGCTCGGGAGCCCCCGCCGCGTCGGCCGGCACCAACAAAATCCGGTCCCCTTCGCTGACGAATTGATCAAAGTAAGTGGCTCCGACTTCAAACGCCGCTTCATTGGTTTGCCCCATGATCCCGAACATGCCCGCGAAGGCCGTCAACCCAATGATGCCGTAGACCACCGAGGGCACCCCCGCCAAATTGCTGATGTTCAATTGAATAAAGCTGTGGAACCAACGCATCACACGACGGCGTGGCTTGAACTCTTCGAGAAAGATGGCCGTTGAGACCCCGATCGGCAACGCGAACAACGCACACACCCCGCACACCCACATCGATCCAAACAGCGCCGGTCGAATCCCAGCCTCCGACGGAGTCGCACTCGGAGCCGAGCTGACAAAACGCCAACTAAAGCCCGGCAAACCTTGATAGAAAACCGCCGTCAACATGATCGCTAACATGATCACCGAGACCATCGCGGTGGCTTGACAAAAGCGAACGAACCAGCGGTCCAGTCGATGGCGACCGTGCAGAGAACGGTGCGGCGATTTCGCGTTTGTCACTTCGCTATTTTGACTCATTCGTATGCCTCGCGGAATCGCTTTCGGACTACATTTCCCAACACCGTCAAACTAAACGTGATCACAAATAACACCGCTGCGACCGCATACATCGAGTAGTACTCCATCCCCTCATGACTGGCGTCGCCAAGTGCCATTTGCACCATCCAACCCGTCATCGTCTGAATCTCATTTCGTGGATCCGCGGTCATTTGAGC carries:
- a CDS encoding LON peptidase substrate-binding domain-containing protein encodes the protein MDDLEDVIQLPDDFDGRVRLFPLPELVMFPHAMQPLHLFEPRYCEMLRESLASDRLIAMATLTGGISAVANGEPPVATTICIGRIVSHAELDNDRHNILLVGVKRAKITREIDAGRSFRIAEVDVRSDFYPPIGAESRTQLKKELLDAFATVIPSSKQASKSLHELMAGQMGLGPITDIIAYTLPFEIEAKLRLLGIADVDDRATELVRLLRSGKVNLHSVSSEEQNGESGSRGDQPFPPPFSVN
- the dcd gene encoding dCTP deaminase; protein product: MLLSGEEIKRRQNDSIVIEPFEESRVNPNSYNLALHHELLVYEEVILDTATPNRYRRLEIPAEGITLQPGLLYLGRTVEHTVTNGLVPMIQGRSSLGRLGLFVNPGGSLGDVGYCGTWTLEMHCVQPVRIYANMQICQIYYLQVEGECPSYDTGKYQNSSDIQPSLIYREFGSEDRDAQMELNFDELLHRSR
- a CDS encoding response regulator, with protein sequence MAKTTVLIIEDDRSLAEVIAYNLQREGYEVIVAHDGEDGLTQARLKLPALILLDLMLPVLDGLEVCRRLRADSATKNTRILMLTAKAEESDELVGFALGADDYVTKPFSVKVLLERVKSLCRRDAESAAVKLIASQGVAIDPVRYRVTVDDEVVHLTRSEFRLLECLLRQPGRVFSRSELIDVALGEDTLVLERTIDVHVRSLRKKLDTHADVVQTVRGVGYKFRDPSDHRIEAGV
- the phoU gene encoding phosphate signaling complex protein PhoU, whose protein sequence is MTKHLDRDMEQLHRDILSLSAIVEEMIANAGRSLCEGRLDLAEKVILDDEFVDQHEVTIEEECLKMLALHHPVATDLRRIATVIKVNNDLERIADLAVNVAQRAIGVGDYPRFVIPDEVGPMVGKVTAMVRNALDAFVNMDTIAAKQVILGDDEVDRLNAELIAWLRRVMQTDSQLVVAALHCFSAIRHLERIADLATNIAEDAIYLVDGEIVRHRSVTIKNAR
- the pstB gene encoding phosphate ABC transporter ATP-binding protein PstB → MMMTSVKKAKSVADPLPSNVPSAVAGNNAMDDVGVNDATLKNAAVKQRIADERPQDQDEVETAIHIDNFNAFYGSYQALHDIQLKIPKNRVTAFIGPSGCGKTTLLRWINRMNDIVPTARAEGTISLGGLDVLSKSTDVVDLRRQVGIVFQKPNPFPKSIYDNVAYGPRLHLKISRSELDDLVEWSLQKAAVWDEVKDRLRKPALGLSGGQQQRVCIARTIATGPEVLLMDEPCSALDPISTSSIEDLIYELRQQYTIVIVTHNMQQASRVSDRTGFFYHGRVVEYGTTDQIFTRPDEKQTEDYVTGKFG
- a CDS encoding PstA family ABC transporter permease, encoding MSQNSEVTNAKSPHRSLHGRHRLDRWFVRFCQATAMVSVIMLAIMLTAVFYQGLPGFSWRFVSSAPSATPSEAGIRPALFGSMWVCGVCALFALPIGVSTAIFLEEFKPRRRVMRWFHSFIQLNISNLAGVPSVVYGIIGLTAFAGMFGIMGQTNEAAFEVGATYFDQFVSEGDRILLVPADAAGAPEPILKSGLVALTSSGESVQVNVIGAKSRLPKQADVRAVTLREDAEAGRISKKTWYYFRLPLGRGVLTGGLTLMLVVLPIVIIASQESLRAVPNSLREGSLGMGATQWQTVQNVTLPSAIPGIMTGAILAMSRAIGEAAPVLIICGIVYIGSNPSNLMDDFSVMPLQIFNWAARPQAEFHSVAAQGIIVLLSLLLSFNAVAVLIRNRTQKTLS